Sequence from the Qipengyuania gaetbuli genome:
GGCGGTTTCAGGCTTGCGCGTCCAGATCGGGCGCAGGCAATTAGCGATTGTATCCGCATCGATGCTCTGCACTTGTAACTTGCCGAGGGCTGGAAAGGCGTAGGTCTTCAGTTGCGATAGGCTTTGCCGTCGCTTTGCATCTGAAATCTTTGCATCGGCAGTCTTGGCTTCGAGGAAGCCCAGCGCAGCTTCGCGAAATGTGCGGGTCATTTCCTTTGGGGGTCTCAAGGCCAAATGAGGGTCGCGGCCAGCAATCAGCGCCGCCTTCACCAATGATGCCTTTTCCCGAGCCTCACTCAGTCCCACTGCGCGCAGGCTACCAAGACCGAACTCGCGGCGTTTTCCGTTATTCTGCACCCGTGCAACCCAGCTTGCCTGGCCGGAATCGCGCACGAACAGGATCAATCCGTCGCCATCGTGATGACGTCCGGGTTTGTTGAGGGCTGCCTTTACGTGTGCTTGGGTCAGCTTGCCCATACATGCCTCGCAGTTAGACTATGAGGTATTCCCCCATTTGGTCCCCCACCAATAGCCCGAAACAGCACGCGCGGCAACGAATGCATGCGCGCGTCTGCGAACAAGTTTTCCTAGGAAATAAGAGGGTTTTCCGGTCGCGAGCGATTGGCTGCGAAATGGAAAATGGCTCCCCGAGTTGGATTCGAACCAACGACCAAGTGATTAACAGTCACCTACTCTACCGCTGAGCTATCGGGGAGCAGCCCGAAGGCAGGGGTGCGCCTATATGGGCGAGGATTTGCTTTGGCAAGCCGGGTTTTTCAAAAAATCGGGGCGGTGTGGACCGCTGCCCACACTCAGACCACGAATTGCTCTGCAACGATGCGTTCGTCGAGCGTGTGGCCCGGGTCGAACAGCAGGGTGAGCGCCTTGTCGCGCGCGATTTCCAGGCGCACTTCGGCCACGTCGCGCAGCTCGCGCTGGTCGGCCACGGCCGCCACCGGGCGCTTGTCCGCCTCGAGAACGCGGAAGGTCACGCAGCTGCGGTCAGGGATGATCGCGCCCTTCCATCGGCGCGGGCGGAAGGCGGAGATGGGCGTCAGCGCGAAAAGCTGGGAATCAAGCGGCAGGATCGGTCCGTCGGCGGAAAGGTTGTAGGCTGTCGAGCCGGCAGGCGTCGACAGCAGCACACCGTCGCAGACCAGTTCCTTGATCCGCACTTTGTCGTCCACCGACACCTCGATCTTGGCGGTCTGGCGGGTTTCGCGCAGCAGCGAGACTTCGTTGATGGCGCAGAAGCGCTGCGTGCGCCCGTCCTGCGTTCGTGCTTCCATGGTGAGCGGGCTGATGCTCAGTTCCTTCGCCTTGGCGATGCGCGCCAGCAGCCGTTCGGGCTGGCGGTTGCGGTTCATCAGGAAGCCCACCGTGCCTAGGTTTACCCCGTAGGCCGGTACGATGCGGTCCGCATCGAGCATGGCGTGGAGGCTTTGCAACATGAACCCGTCCCCGCCGAGCACTACGGCGGCATCCGCTTCTTCCAGCGGGACCCAGTCGGCGAGCGGGCGGAACACCTGCTCGGCGGCTTCCTGTGCCCGATCGGAATCGGAAACCAGCAGTGCCAGTCGGCTGTAATCGCCCATTGCCTGTCCCGTCTTCGCCCGCCGGTTCGGCGCGGCAGTGGAGCGCATCCCTATGGAACGGCGTCCCATTTGGCAACAAAGCCGGAATTTGTGGCATAATTTTTACGTAAGGGGGATAAGCGGGGTTGCATGGGTCGTGCAGTTGAGCCGGATATGGACGAAACGAGGGACATTCTGACGGGTCTCGCCGACCCGGCGCAAATGCGCCGGACGGTATGGCGCTGGCAGTCGGAATGGCCGGGCTATGCCGGCAACTGTCCCATCCACGCGATGCTCATCACCATCGGCAGGATCGACACGGTGAACGTCGCTTTCGGCGAAAGCACGGGCGACGTGGCGCTGGTCGAAGTGGCCCAGCGCATCCGCCATTTCGCAGCCGACGAGCTTGAAAGCGGGGTCTGGCTGGCTGCGCGGCTAAACGGAGGCAATTTCGTCCTGCTGGCGCGCGAGGAGTGCACCAGGGAGCGTTGGCAGTGGCTGGCAGAGGCGCTGGCCGATGCGATTGCAGGGCCAATTGCCAATCCCGAAGGCGGCGCGAATTTGCGGCTCTGGCCGAGGCTCGCATTGATGCGGGCCGGTGAAAACGACGATGCCGAATCTATTCTCGACCGCCTGTCCGAAGTTGCCGCACGCACCCGCCAGTCTGCCGGTTCGCGCATCGCATGGTCGAGCGGGGCGGTCGCATCGAGCAAGCGCTCGAGCCACGAACTGGAGGCGGACCTTCTCGCCGCCATCGACGGTGACGAAATCGAGATCCTGTTCCAGCCGCAATATTCGCTCGACACCGACGAAATGATCGGGGCCGAGGCACTTGCCCGCTGGCACCACCCGCAGATCGGCCGCATGGGAGCGGCTTCTCTGTTCCAGATCGCCGAGCGCGCCGACCATACGGCGCACCTGTCGCGTCACATTGCCCAGCGCGCGATGGAACAGGCGCGCGACTGGCCAGCGCACTTGCGTCTTTCGCTCAACATCACACCGGCGGACCTCGGGGCCGACAATTTCGCGCTCGATTTCGCGCGCCTGTCGGAGCGGGTCGGCTTTTCGCTAGAACGCGTGACGCTGGAGATCATCGAGCAGGTGCTGCTGGGCGATCTCGACCGCGTGGCGAGCGTGTTGGACCAGCTGAAGCTGCTCGACTGCCGCATCGCGCTCGACGATTTTGGCGCGGGCTTCTGCAATTTCCGCTACCTCAAGGTGTTGCCGCTCGACTGCATCAAGCTCGACCGGTCGATGGTCGACGGCGTGGCGGAGGACGAGCGCGACCAGGCGGTGTTCCGTGCCATCATGGGCATGGCGAGGGCTCTCGACCTGAAGGTTCTGGTCGAGGGCGTGGAGACGACGGAACAGCGCGATTTCTGCGCTGCCGAGGGCTGCGAATACTACCAGGGTTTCCTGCGCGCCGAACCGGTCGCGGTAACGGATTTCCTCGAGCTCGCTTCTGCCTAGGCGGCCTGCTTTTCGCGCTTCTTCGACTTGCGGGCGATGCCCGACAGGCCCTTAGTCAGCTGGAACAGGCCGTTGAGGCGGCTTTCCGGCGAACTCCACGCCCGGCTGATCACCAGCTTCATGTCGGGGCGCAGCTTGGCCGTACCCTGGAGGCGGTCGACATAGGCAATGAGGCCCGGGCCGTCGGGGAAGTCGTCCTGGTGGAAGGTAACCAGCGTGCCGGCCGCGCCGACGTCGATCTTGGCGATGTTCGCCTCGATCGCCTGCAGCTTGATCTGGATGAGGCGGACGAGGTTCTCGGTGGCAAATGGCAGGGGGCCGAAGCGGTCGATCATCTCGGCAGCCAGTGCCTCTACATCGCCCTTGCTTTCCGCGTCGTTGAGGCGGCGGTAGAGCGCCATGCGCACGGCGAGGTCGGGGACGTAGTCCTCCGGAATCATGATCGGCGCATCCACCGTGATCTGCGGGCTGACCGTCTCGCGCTTGGGCTCGAGACCAAGCTCGCCG
This genomic interval carries:
- a CDS encoding GGDEF domain-containing phosphodiesterase, translated to MGRAVEPDMDETRDILTGLADPAQMRRTVWRWQSEWPGYAGNCPIHAMLITIGRIDTVNVAFGESTGDVALVEVAQRIRHFAADELESGVWLAARLNGGNFVLLAREECTRERWQWLAEALADAIAGPIANPEGGANLRLWPRLALMRAGENDDAESILDRLSEVAARTRQSAGSRIAWSSGAVASSKRSSHELEADLLAAIDGDEIEILFQPQYSLDTDEMIGAEALARWHHPQIGRMGAASLFQIAERADHTAHLSRHIAQRAMEQARDWPAHLRLSLNITPADLGADNFALDFARLSERVGFSLERVTLEIIEQVLLGDLDRVASVLDQLKLLDCRIALDDFGAGFCNFRYLKVLPLDCIKLDRSMVDGVAEDERDQAVFRAIMGMARALDLKVLVEGVETTEQRDFCAAEGCEYYQGFLRAEPVAVTDFLELASA
- a CDS encoding NAD kinase, with protein sequence MGDYSRLALLVSDSDRAQEAAEQVFRPLADWVPLEEADAAVVLGGDGFMLQSLHAMLDADRIVPAYGVNLGTVGFLMNRNRQPERLLARIAKAKELSISPLTMEARTQDGRTQRFCAINEVSLLRETRQTAKIEVSVDDKVRIKELVCDGVLLSTPAGSTAYNLSADGPILPLDSQLFALTPISAFRPRRWKGAIIPDRSCVTFRVLEADKRPVAAVADQRELRDVAEVRLEIARDKALTLLFDPGHTLDERIVAEQFVV